From one Culex quinquefasciatus strain JHB chromosome 3, VPISU_Cqui_1.0_pri_paternal, whole genome shotgun sequence genomic stretch:
- the LOC6047888 gene encoding larval cuticle protein F1, whose translation MFAKVVICLVVCATLTSAAVLPLAAAPLAAGVVAPYATSYNAHTVNHNIAAPYVAAAAPLATARYVAAPVAAPVAARYVAAAPAAPVAYAAASPYAVSPYSYPYLF comes from the exons ATGTTCGCCAAAGTTGTG ATCTGCCTGGTCGTGTGCGCCACCCTGACGTCGGCCGCCGTTCTGCCCCTGGCCGCTGCCCCGCTGGCCGCCGGAGTTGTCGCCCCGTACGCCACCTCGTACAACGCGCACACCGTGAACCACAACATTGCGGCGCCGTACGTGGCGGCGGCCGCTCCCCTGGCCACCGCCCGGTACGTGGCCGCCCCGGTTGCTGCTCCCGTGGCCGCCAGATACGTTGCTGCGGCACCAGCTGCCCCGGTGGCGTACGCTGCTGCCTCCCCGTACGCGGTCTCCCCGTACAGCTACCCGTACCTGTTCTAA
- the LOC6047890 gene encoding uncharacterized protein LOC6047890 has product MFAKVIFFAVLALIACVSAKPYFPVVASPALAAYSAPLTAAYTASPYAYAAAYTAGYPYAATYPYAAPVAAAYTVL; this is encoded by the exons ATGTTCGCCAAAGTG ATCTTCTTCGCCGTCCTGGCCCTCATCGCTTGCGTTTCCGCCAAGCCCTACTTCCCGGTGGTGGCATCCCCGGCTCTGGCGGCGTACTCCGCTCCGCTGACCGCGGCCTACACAGCCAGCCCGTACGCTTACGCCGCTGCCTACACCGCCGGATATCCGTACGCCGCGACCTATCCGTACGCTGCCCCGGTGGCCGCTGCCTACACGGTGCTGTAA